Proteins encoded together in one Musa acuminata AAA Group cultivar baxijiao chromosome BXJ3-6, Cavendish_Baxijiao_AAA, whole genome shotgun sequence window:
- the LOC135641671 gene encoding vacuolar protein sorting-associated protein 53 A-like isoform X3, whose amino-acid sequence MDKSSALEYINQMFPTEASLSGVEPLMQKIQSEIRRVDASILVAVRQQSNSGTKAKEDLAAATHAVQELMHKIHEIKTKAEQSETMVQEICRDIKKLDCAKKHITITITVLHRLTMLVSAVEQLQIMASKRQYKEAAAQLEGCTKDIRTQREVQEHQENTQVPCLLRLFKLTDACLVVDALEPSVREELVRNLCNKELTSYRQIFEGAELAKLDKTERRYAWIKRRLRTNEEIWKIFPSAWHVDYLLCIQFCKLTRTQIMDILSNLKEKPDVATLLLALQRTLEFEEEMAEKFSGGTASAHDKELGSDVEETGLGESNKQIVLDIRKKYEKKLAVQHGGDEAEIDKQRDLSVHGAGFNFRGIVSSCFESHLTVYIELEEKTLMEHLEKLVQEETWETEEGSQTNILSSSMQLFLIIRRSLKRCSALTKSQTLFNLFEVFQRILKAYATKLYARLPKGGTGIVAAATGTDGQIKTSDRDERMICYIVNTAEYCHKTSGQLAENISKIIDPSFADKVDMSEVQDEFSAVITKALVTLVHGLETKFDAEMTAMQRVPWATLESVGDQSEYVNGINSILSSSIPVLGSLLSTTYFQFFLDKLAASLGPRFFLNIFKCKHISETGAQQMLLDTQAVKTILLEIPTLGKQATVATSYSKFVSREMSKAEALLKVILSPIDSVASTYRALLPEGTPAEFQRILDLKGLKKADQQAILDDFNKHNTVIRHPSVVAPSVAIPSAPPSAPAAPTVTATSTPSINVAPSAAISSREDVLTRAAALGRGAATTGFKRFLALTEAAKDRKDGPFRKLFNP is encoded by the exons ATGGACAAGTCCAGCGCTTTGGAGTACATCAACCAGATGTTTCCGACTG AAGCATCATTATCAGGGGTAGAGCCACTTATGCAAAAGATACAAAGCGAGATTCGCCGTGTAGATGCCAGTATATTGGTTGCAGTCCGACAACAG AGTAACTCTGGCACAAAAGCCAAGGAAGATCTTGCTGCTGCAACACATGCTGTTCAG GAGCTTATGCACAAGATACACGAAATAAAAACAAAGGCTGAACAAAGTGAAACCATGGTTCAAGAAATCTGTCGTGATATTAAGAAATTAGACTGTGCAAAGAAACATATAACAATCACAATTACAGTTCTTCATCGACTTACCATGCTAG TATCGGCTGTTGAGCAACTTCAAATAATGGCTTCAAAACGCCAATATAAGGAGGCTGCTGCCCAGTTGGAG GGATGTACCAAAGATATCCGAACTCAGAGAGAAGTTCAAGAACATCAAGAAAATACTCAAGTCCCATGTCTTCTCAGACTTTTCAAG TTGACAGATGCTTGCTTGGTTGTTGATGCGTTGGAGCCATCTGTAAGGGAAGAGCTAGTAAGAAACTTGTGCAATAAGGAGCTGACTTCATATCGTCAGATCTTTGAGGGAGCAG AACTAGCAAAACTGGATAAGACTGAAAGGAGATATGCATGGATTAAGCGTCGGCTGCGGACAAATGAGGAAATTTGGAAAATTTTTCCTTCTGCTTGGCATGTTGACTATCTTCTGTGCATCCAGTTCTGTAAGCTAACAAG GACACAGATTATGGATATTCTCAGTAATCTGAAAGAGAAACCAGATGTTGCAACACTCTTATTG GCATTGCAGCGGACCCTTGAGTTTGAGGAAGAAATGGCAGAAAAATTTAGTGGAGGAACTGCGAGCGCTCATGACAAAGAACTTGGTAGTGACGTCGAAGAAACTGGTTTGGGGGAAAGCAACAAGCAAATTGTCTTGGATATACGTAAAAAATATGAAAAGAAGCTTGCTGTGCAACATGGCGGAGATGAAGCA GAAATTGACAAACAGAGAGATTTATCTGTTCATGGCGCTGGA TTCAACTTTCGTGGAATTGTTTCTTCTTGCTTTGAATCACATTTGACAGTTTACATAGAATTAGAGGAGAAAACACTAATGGAGCATTTGGAGAAACTTGTTCAG GAAGAAACTTGGGAAACTGAGGAGGGAAGTCAGACAAATATTTTGTCAAGTAGCATGCAG TTATTCTTGATAATAAGGAGAAGCTTAAAGCGATGCAGTGCCTTAACGAAGAGTCAGACTTTATTTAATTTGTTTGAG GTATTTCAAAGAATTTTGAAGGCATATGCAACAAAGCTATATGCTAGATTGCCTAAAGGTGGTACAGGGATTGTTGCAGCTGCTACTGGAACAGATGGGCAGATCAAG ACATCTGACAGAGATGAGAGAATGATATGCTACATTGTCAATACAGCGGAGTACTGCCATAAAACT TCTGGCCAGCTAGCTGAAAACATTTCGAAGATAATTGATCCTTCATTTGCAGACAAGGTGGATATGTCAGAAGTTCAG GATGAGTTCTCAGCAGTGATTACAAAAGCATTAGTAACATTAGTGCATGGGCTTGAGACCAAATTTGATGCTGAGATGACTGCAATGCAACGAGTTCCTTGGGCGACTCTTGAAAGTGTTGGTGACCAATCAGA GTATGTCAATGGCATCAATTCTATTCTTTCCAGTAGCATTCCTGTGCTCGGTAGCCTACTGTCTACCACTTACTTTCAGTTTTTCTTGGACAAG CTAGCGGCATCTCTTGGCCCTCGATTTTTCCTCAATATTTTCAAATGCAAACATATATCAGAAACTGGTGCACAACAG ATGCTGTTGGATACTCAGGCTGTAAAGACAATTCTTTTGGAGATTCCTACTTTAGGGAAGCAG GCAACAGTTGCTACTAgctattcaaaatttgttagccgTGAAATGAGTAAAGCTGAAGCGCTGTTGAAG GTTATATTATCTCCAATCGATTCTGTTGCAAGTACATACCGAGCGTTACTTCCTGAGGGAACACCTGCTGAGTTTCAGAGGATCCTGGACCTGAAG GGCTTGAAGAAAGCAGACCAACAAGCTATACTCGATGATTTTAACAAGCACAACACTGTAATCAGACACCCATCGGTGGTGGCTCCATCCGTTGCCATCCCATCTGCTCCTCCATCAGCACCAGCTGCTCCAACTGTCACTGCCACATCTACTCCGTCGATCAATGTTGCTCCCTCTGCTGCTATTTCATCCCGAGAAGATGTGCTCACTCGGGCTGCAGCTCTCGGAAGGGGAGCTGCTACAACTGGTTTCAAGAGGTTCCTCGCGTTAACAGAAGCTGCCAAGGACAGGAAAGATGGACCTTTCAGGAAGCTCTTCAATCCTTAG
- the LOC135641671 gene encoding vacuolar protein sorting-associated protein 53 A-like isoform X1, producing MDKSSALEYINQMFPTEASLSGVEPLMQKIQSEIRRVDASILVAVRQQSNSGTKAKEDLAAATHAVQELMHKIHEIKTKAEQSETMVQEICRDIKKLDCAKKHITITITVLHRLTMLVSAVEQLQIMASKRQYKEAAAQLEAVNQLCSHFETYRDVPKISELREKFKNIKKILKSHVFSDFSSLGTGREVEETNLLQQLTDACLVVDALEPSVREELVRNLCNKELTSYRQIFEGAELAKLDKTERRYAWIKRRLRTNEEIWKIFPSAWHVDYLLCIQFCKLTRTQIMDILSNLKEKPDVATLLLALQRTLEFEEEMAEKFSGGTASAHDKELGSDVEETGLGESNKQIVLDIRKKYEKKLAVQHGGDEAEIDKQRDLSVHGAGFNFRGIVSSCFESHLTVYIELEEKTLMEHLEKLVQEETWETEEGSQTNILSSSMQLFLIIRRSLKRCSALTKSQTLFNLFEVFQRILKAYATKLYARLPKGGTGIVAAATGTDGQIKTSDRDERMICYIVNTAEYCHKTSGQLAENISKIIDPSFADKVDMSEVQDEFSAVITKALVTLVHGLETKFDAEMTAMQRVPWATLESVGDQSEYVNGINSILSSSIPVLGSLLSTTYFQFFLDKLAASLGPRFFLNIFKCKHISETGAQQMLLDTQAVKTILLEIPTLGKQATVATSYSKFVSREMSKAEALLKVILSPIDSVASTYRALLPEGTPAEFQRILDLKGLKKADQQAILDDFNKHNTVIRHPSVVAPSVAIPSAPPSAPAAPTVTATSTPSINVAPSAAISSREDVLTRAAALGRGAATTGFKRFLALTEAAKDRKDGPFRKLFNP from the exons ATGGACAAGTCCAGCGCTTTGGAGTACATCAACCAGATGTTTCCGACTG AAGCATCATTATCAGGGGTAGAGCCACTTATGCAAAAGATACAAAGCGAGATTCGCCGTGTAGATGCCAGTATATTGGTTGCAGTCCGACAACAG AGTAACTCTGGCACAAAAGCCAAGGAAGATCTTGCTGCTGCAACACATGCTGTTCAG GAGCTTATGCACAAGATACACGAAATAAAAACAAAGGCTGAACAAAGTGAAACCATGGTTCAAGAAATCTGTCGTGATATTAAGAAATTAGACTGTGCAAAGAAACATATAACAATCACAATTACAGTTCTTCATCGACTTACCATGCTAG TATCGGCTGTTGAGCAACTTCAAATAATGGCTTCAAAACGCCAATATAAGGAGGCTGCTGCCCAGTTGGAG GCAGTAAACCAATTATGCAGTCATTTTGAAACTTATAGGGATGTACCAAAGATATCCGAACTCAGAGAGAAGTTCAAGAACATCAAGAAAATACTCAAGTCCCATGTCTTCTCAGACTTTTCAAG CTTAGGAACTGGAAGAGAGGTAGAAGAAACTAATTTGCTGCAACAGTTGACAGATGCTTGCTTGGTTGTTGATGCGTTGGAGCCATCTGTAAGGGAAGAGCTAGTAAGAAACTTGTGCAATAAGGAGCTGACTTCATATCGTCAGATCTTTGAGGGAGCAG AACTAGCAAAACTGGATAAGACTGAAAGGAGATATGCATGGATTAAGCGTCGGCTGCGGACAAATGAGGAAATTTGGAAAATTTTTCCTTCTGCTTGGCATGTTGACTATCTTCTGTGCATCCAGTTCTGTAAGCTAACAAG GACACAGATTATGGATATTCTCAGTAATCTGAAAGAGAAACCAGATGTTGCAACACTCTTATTG GCATTGCAGCGGACCCTTGAGTTTGAGGAAGAAATGGCAGAAAAATTTAGTGGAGGAACTGCGAGCGCTCATGACAAAGAACTTGGTAGTGACGTCGAAGAAACTGGTTTGGGGGAAAGCAACAAGCAAATTGTCTTGGATATACGTAAAAAATATGAAAAGAAGCTTGCTGTGCAACATGGCGGAGATGAAGCA GAAATTGACAAACAGAGAGATTTATCTGTTCATGGCGCTGGA TTCAACTTTCGTGGAATTGTTTCTTCTTGCTTTGAATCACATTTGACAGTTTACATAGAATTAGAGGAGAAAACACTAATGGAGCATTTGGAGAAACTTGTTCAG GAAGAAACTTGGGAAACTGAGGAGGGAAGTCAGACAAATATTTTGTCAAGTAGCATGCAG TTATTCTTGATAATAAGGAGAAGCTTAAAGCGATGCAGTGCCTTAACGAAGAGTCAGACTTTATTTAATTTGTTTGAG GTATTTCAAAGAATTTTGAAGGCATATGCAACAAAGCTATATGCTAGATTGCCTAAAGGTGGTACAGGGATTGTTGCAGCTGCTACTGGAACAGATGGGCAGATCAAG ACATCTGACAGAGATGAGAGAATGATATGCTACATTGTCAATACAGCGGAGTACTGCCATAAAACT TCTGGCCAGCTAGCTGAAAACATTTCGAAGATAATTGATCCTTCATTTGCAGACAAGGTGGATATGTCAGAAGTTCAG GATGAGTTCTCAGCAGTGATTACAAAAGCATTAGTAACATTAGTGCATGGGCTTGAGACCAAATTTGATGCTGAGATGACTGCAATGCAACGAGTTCCTTGGGCGACTCTTGAAAGTGTTGGTGACCAATCAGA GTATGTCAATGGCATCAATTCTATTCTTTCCAGTAGCATTCCTGTGCTCGGTAGCCTACTGTCTACCACTTACTTTCAGTTTTTCTTGGACAAG CTAGCGGCATCTCTTGGCCCTCGATTTTTCCTCAATATTTTCAAATGCAAACATATATCAGAAACTGGTGCACAACAG ATGCTGTTGGATACTCAGGCTGTAAAGACAATTCTTTTGGAGATTCCTACTTTAGGGAAGCAG GCAACAGTTGCTACTAgctattcaaaatttgttagccgTGAAATGAGTAAAGCTGAAGCGCTGTTGAAG GTTATATTATCTCCAATCGATTCTGTTGCAAGTACATACCGAGCGTTACTTCCTGAGGGAACACCTGCTGAGTTTCAGAGGATCCTGGACCTGAAG GGCTTGAAGAAAGCAGACCAACAAGCTATACTCGATGATTTTAACAAGCACAACACTGTAATCAGACACCCATCGGTGGTGGCTCCATCCGTTGCCATCCCATCTGCTCCTCCATCAGCACCAGCTGCTCCAACTGTCACTGCCACATCTACTCCGTCGATCAATGTTGCTCCCTCTGCTGCTATTTCATCCCGAGAAGATGTGCTCACTCGGGCTGCAGCTCTCGGAAGGGGAGCTGCTACAACTGGTTTCAAGAGGTTCCTCGCGTTAACAGAAGCTGCCAAGGACAGGAAAGATGGACCTTTCAGGAAGCTCTTCAATCCTTAG
- the LOC135641671 gene encoding vacuolar protein sorting-associated protein 53 A-like isoform X2, translating into MPVYWLQSDNRGMIPMGFIFMHVQSNSGTKAKEDLAAATHAVQELMHKIHEIKTKAEQSETMVQEICRDIKKLDCAKKHITITITVLHRLTMLVSAVEQLQIMASKRQYKEAAAQLEAVNQLCSHFETYRDVPKISELREKFKNIKKILKSHVFSDFSSLGTGREVEETNLLQQLTDACLVVDALEPSVREELVRNLCNKELTSYRQIFEGAELAKLDKTERRYAWIKRRLRTNEEIWKIFPSAWHVDYLLCIQFCKLTRTQIMDILSNLKEKPDVATLLLALQRTLEFEEEMAEKFSGGTASAHDKELGSDVEETGLGESNKQIVLDIRKKYEKKLAVQHGGDEAEIDKQRDLSVHGAGFNFRGIVSSCFESHLTVYIELEEKTLMEHLEKLVQEETWETEEGSQTNILSSSMQLFLIIRRSLKRCSALTKSQTLFNLFEVFQRILKAYATKLYARLPKGGTGIVAAATGTDGQIKTSDRDERMICYIVNTAEYCHKTSGQLAENISKIIDPSFADKVDMSEVQDEFSAVITKALVTLVHGLETKFDAEMTAMQRVPWATLESVGDQSEYVNGINSILSSSIPVLGSLLSTTYFQFFLDKLAASLGPRFFLNIFKCKHISETGAQQMLLDTQAVKTILLEIPTLGKQATVATSYSKFVSREMSKAEALLKVILSPIDSVASTYRALLPEGTPAEFQRILDLKGLKKADQQAILDDFNKHNTVIRHPSVVAPSVAIPSAPPSAPAAPTVTATSTPSINVAPSAAISSREDVLTRAAALGRGAATTGFKRFLALTEAAKDRKDGPFRKLFNP; encoded by the exons ATGCCAGTATATTGGTTGCAGTCCGACAACAG GGGAATGATACCAATGGGGTTCATATTTATGCACGTGCAGAGTAACTCTGGCACAAAAGCCAAGGAAGATCTTGCTGCTGCAACACATGCTGTTCAG GAGCTTATGCACAAGATACACGAAATAAAAACAAAGGCTGAACAAAGTGAAACCATGGTTCAAGAAATCTGTCGTGATATTAAGAAATTAGACTGTGCAAAGAAACATATAACAATCACAATTACAGTTCTTCATCGACTTACCATGCTAG TATCGGCTGTTGAGCAACTTCAAATAATGGCTTCAAAACGCCAATATAAGGAGGCTGCTGCCCAGTTGGAG GCAGTAAACCAATTATGCAGTCATTTTGAAACTTATAGGGATGTACCAAAGATATCCGAACTCAGAGAGAAGTTCAAGAACATCAAGAAAATACTCAAGTCCCATGTCTTCTCAGACTTTTCAAG CTTAGGAACTGGAAGAGAGGTAGAAGAAACTAATTTGCTGCAACAGTTGACAGATGCTTGCTTGGTTGTTGATGCGTTGGAGCCATCTGTAAGGGAAGAGCTAGTAAGAAACTTGTGCAATAAGGAGCTGACTTCATATCGTCAGATCTTTGAGGGAGCAG AACTAGCAAAACTGGATAAGACTGAAAGGAGATATGCATGGATTAAGCGTCGGCTGCGGACAAATGAGGAAATTTGGAAAATTTTTCCTTCTGCTTGGCATGTTGACTATCTTCTGTGCATCCAGTTCTGTAAGCTAACAAG GACACAGATTATGGATATTCTCAGTAATCTGAAAGAGAAACCAGATGTTGCAACACTCTTATTG GCATTGCAGCGGACCCTTGAGTTTGAGGAAGAAATGGCAGAAAAATTTAGTGGAGGAACTGCGAGCGCTCATGACAAAGAACTTGGTAGTGACGTCGAAGAAACTGGTTTGGGGGAAAGCAACAAGCAAATTGTCTTGGATATACGTAAAAAATATGAAAAGAAGCTTGCTGTGCAACATGGCGGAGATGAAGCA GAAATTGACAAACAGAGAGATTTATCTGTTCATGGCGCTGGA TTCAACTTTCGTGGAATTGTTTCTTCTTGCTTTGAATCACATTTGACAGTTTACATAGAATTAGAGGAGAAAACACTAATGGAGCATTTGGAGAAACTTGTTCAG GAAGAAACTTGGGAAACTGAGGAGGGAAGTCAGACAAATATTTTGTCAAGTAGCATGCAG TTATTCTTGATAATAAGGAGAAGCTTAAAGCGATGCAGTGCCTTAACGAAGAGTCAGACTTTATTTAATTTGTTTGAG GTATTTCAAAGAATTTTGAAGGCATATGCAACAAAGCTATATGCTAGATTGCCTAAAGGTGGTACAGGGATTGTTGCAGCTGCTACTGGAACAGATGGGCAGATCAAG ACATCTGACAGAGATGAGAGAATGATATGCTACATTGTCAATACAGCGGAGTACTGCCATAAAACT TCTGGCCAGCTAGCTGAAAACATTTCGAAGATAATTGATCCTTCATTTGCAGACAAGGTGGATATGTCAGAAGTTCAG GATGAGTTCTCAGCAGTGATTACAAAAGCATTAGTAACATTAGTGCATGGGCTTGAGACCAAATTTGATGCTGAGATGACTGCAATGCAACGAGTTCCTTGGGCGACTCTTGAAAGTGTTGGTGACCAATCAGA GTATGTCAATGGCATCAATTCTATTCTTTCCAGTAGCATTCCTGTGCTCGGTAGCCTACTGTCTACCACTTACTTTCAGTTTTTCTTGGACAAG CTAGCGGCATCTCTTGGCCCTCGATTTTTCCTCAATATTTTCAAATGCAAACATATATCAGAAACTGGTGCACAACAG ATGCTGTTGGATACTCAGGCTGTAAAGACAATTCTTTTGGAGATTCCTACTTTAGGGAAGCAG GCAACAGTTGCTACTAgctattcaaaatttgttagccgTGAAATGAGTAAAGCTGAAGCGCTGTTGAAG GTTATATTATCTCCAATCGATTCTGTTGCAAGTACATACCGAGCGTTACTTCCTGAGGGAACACCTGCTGAGTTTCAGAGGATCCTGGACCTGAAG GGCTTGAAGAAAGCAGACCAACAAGCTATACTCGATGATTTTAACAAGCACAACACTGTAATCAGACACCCATCGGTGGTGGCTCCATCCGTTGCCATCCCATCTGCTCCTCCATCAGCACCAGCTGCTCCAACTGTCACTGCCACATCTACTCCGTCGATCAATGTTGCTCCCTCTGCTGCTATTTCATCCCGAGAAGATGTGCTCACTCGGGCTGCAGCTCTCGGAAGGGGAGCTGCTACAACTGGTTTCAAGAGGTTCCTCGCGTTAACAGAAGCTGCCAAGGACAGGAAAGATGGACCTTTCAGGAAGCTCTTCAATCCTTAG
- the LOC135641671 gene encoding vacuolar protein sorting-associated protein 53 A-like isoform X5: protein MASKRQYKEAAAQLEGCTKDIRTQREVQEHQENTQVPCLLRLFKLTDACLVVDALEPSVREELVRNLCNKELTSYRQIFEGAELAKLDKTERRYAWIKRRLRTNEEIWKIFPSAWHVDYLLCIQFCKLTRTQIMDILSNLKEKPDVATLLLALQRTLEFEEEMAEKFSGGTASAHDKELGSDVEETGLGESNKQIVLDIRKKYEKKLAVQHGGDEAEIDKQRDLSVHGAGFNFRGIVSSCFESHLTVYIELEEKTLMEHLEKLVQEETWETEEGSQTNILSSSMQLFLIIRRSLKRCSALTKSQTLFNLFEVFQRILKAYATKLYARLPKGGTGIVAAATGTDGQIKTSDRDERMICYIVNTAEYCHKTSGQLAENISKIIDPSFADKVDMSEVQDEFSAVITKALVTLVHGLETKFDAEMTAMQRVPWATLESVGDQSEYVNGINSILSSSIPVLGSLLSTTYFQFFLDKLAASLGPRFFLNIFKCKHISETGAQQMLLDTQAVKTILLEIPTLGKQATVATSYSKFVSREMSKAEALLKVILSPIDSVASTYRALLPEGTPAEFQRILDLKGLKKADQQAILDDFNKHNTVIRHPSVVAPSVAIPSAPPSAPAAPTVTATSTPSINVAPSAAISSREDVLTRAAALGRGAATTGFKRFLALTEAAKDRKDGPFRKLFNP from the exons ATGGCTTCAAAACGCCAATATAAGGAGGCTGCTGCCCAGTTGGAG GGATGTACCAAAGATATCCGAACTCAGAGAGAAGTTCAAGAACATCAAGAAAATACTCAAGTCCCATGTCTTCTCAGACTTTTCAAG TTGACAGATGCTTGCTTGGTTGTTGATGCGTTGGAGCCATCTGTAAGGGAAGAGCTAGTAAGAAACTTGTGCAATAAGGAGCTGACTTCATATCGTCAGATCTTTGAGGGAGCAG AACTAGCAAAACTGGATAAGACTGAAAGGAGATATGCATGGATTAAGCGTCGGCTGCGGACAAATGAGGAAATTTGGAAAATTTTTCCTTCTGCTTGGCATGTTGACTATCTTCTGTGCATCCAGTTCTGTAAGCTAACAAG GACACAGATTATGGATATTCTCAGTAATCTGAAAGAGAAACCAGATGTTGCAACACTCTTATTG GCATTGCAGCGGACCCTTGAGTTTGAGGAAGAAATGGCAGAAAAATTTAGTGGAGGAACTGCGAGCGCTCATGACAAAGAACTTGGTAGTGACGTCGAAGAAACTGGTTTGGGGGAAAGCAACAAGCAAATTGTCTTGGATATACGTAAAAAATATGAAAAGAAGCTTGCTGTGCAACATGGCGGAGATGAAGCA GAAATTGACAAACAGAGAGATTTATCTGTTCATGGCGCTGGA TTCAACTTTCGTGGAATTGTTTCTTCTTGCTTTGAATCACATTTGACAGTTTACATAGAATTAGAGGAGAAAACACTAATGGAGCATTTGGAGAAACTTGTTCAG GAAGAAACTTGGGAAACTGAGGAGGGAAGTCAGACAAATATTTTGTCAAGTAGCATGCAG TTATTCTTGATAATAAGGAGAAGCTTAAAGCGATGCAGTGCCTTAACGAAGAGTCAGACTTTATTTAATTTGTTTGAG GTATTTCAAAGAATTTTGAAGGCATATGCAACAAAGCTATATGCTAGATTGCCTAAAGGTGGTACAGGGATTGTTGCAGCTGCTACTGGAACAGATGGGCAGATCAAG ACATCTGACAGAGATGAGAGAATGATATGCTACATTGTCAATACAGCGGAGTACTGCCATAAAACT TCTGGCCAGCTAGCTGAAAACATTTCGAAGATAATTGATCCTTCATTTGCAGACAAGGTGGATATGTCAGAAGTTCAG GATGAGTTCTCAGCAGTGATTACAAAAGCATTAGTAACATTAGTGCATGGGCTTGAGACCAAATTTGATGCTGAGATGACTGCAATGCAACGAGTTCCTTGGGCGACTCTTGAAAGTGTTGGTGACCAATCAGA GTATGTCAATGGCATCAATTCTATTCTTTCCAGTAGCATTCCTGTGCTCGGTAGCCTACTGTCTACCACTTACTTTCAGTTTTTCTTGGACAAG CTAGCGGCATCTCTTGGCCCTCGATTTTTCCTCAATATTTTCAAATGCAAACATATATCAGAAACTGGTGCACAACAG ATGCTGTTGGATACTCAGGCTGTAAAGACAATTCTTTTGGAGATTCCTACTTTAGGGAAGCAG GCAACAGTTGCTACTAgctattcaaaatttgttagccgTGAAATGAGTAAAGCTGAAGCGCTGTTGAAG GTTATATTATCTCCAATCGATTCTGTTGCAAGTACATACCGAGCGTTACTTCCTGAGGGAACACCTGCTGAGTTTCAGAGGATCCTGGACCTGAAG GGCTTGAAGAAAGCAGACCAACAAGCTATACTCGATGATTTTAACAAGCACAACACTGTAATCAGACACCCATCGGTGGTGGCTCCATCCGTTGCCATCCCATCTGCTCCTCCATCAGCACCAGCTGCTCCAACTGTCACTGCCACATCTACTCCGTCGATCAATGTTGCTCCCTCTGCTGCTATTTCATCCCGAGAAGATGTGCTCACTCGGGCTGCAGCTCTCGGAAGGGGAGCTGCTACAACTGGTTTCAAGAGGTTCCTCGCGTTAACAGAAGCTGCCAAGGACAGGAAAGATGGACCTTTCAGGAAGCTCTTCAATCCTTAG